The Hyalangium gracile genome has a window encoding:
- a CDS encoding nSTAND1 domain-containing NTPase codes for MNNSDARARSGLPQAGPGLPEPDERTQAADVDALFAPNTAHPSQRLQAEHSRPPTGDGHPSGATHEDTQHSGPGSVPAAGTRIHQYELIRQLGSGGMGTVFLARDTRLGRRVAIKFLHSDNPEVTKRFILEARTTARCSHENIVIIYEVGEFRGSPFMVLEYLQGQPLNKVIAGQRLPPARAVEIMVPVVRALAEAHAQGIVHRDLKPDNIIVTESGAIKVLDFGIAKVLQDPEHPPEHEHEVPAHVAAAAAAEPVTGTGLNLDENISNLTRRGAIMGTVPYMSPEQWRGGHKVDHRTDIWAVGIMLFRMIAGKHPLDPLRGPQLSVTAHLAEPMPRLRDMVPDVDPALAEVVDRCLIKPKEQRIPDAVSLLRALEPFLPGRYTRELRIDESPYAGLSSFQEADADRFFGRTREITALVNRIQDQPLMAVVGPSGAGKSSFVRAGLVPVLKRSGEAWEALVIRPGRHPLAALASIVAPLLSSSTTIEEDIQAQQQLVQRLYAEPGYVGSVLRSRARRERRKVLVFVDQFEELYTLVPDARERLAFTACLSGIADDATSPIRVVLSIRSDFLDRVPEDEHFMAELNQGLFFLTAPSRDGLRDALVQPAEMAGYRFETPAMVDSMLQHLESTQGALPLLQFAASKLWEERDAGRRLLTEERYQAMGGIAGALASHADHILAEIPFQARALARSIFLRLVTPERTRAIVSLEELRELSKDANEIQLLIDVLVQARLLVVQTGGGSSGAMVELVHESLVHSWPTLRRWLDEGQEDSVFMEQLRNAARQWHAKGRDSDLLWRGEVVEEAQRFQRRYSGELPEVQRAFLDAVFGQAAKATRRKRFLAVGSIVFLVALVAISAVALVVIRNAQREAERQAVAALKAETEARKAAEEARSAEAQAKENLAQAQAKELQRQEAQARAEKAKEELAAAYAQVRTTNDELLLALKRAKYAQWLSKRAQKSATENAEAARVAEDKAIRAAEALKKKLQEERERIQFLEGQLGSFATDLK; via the coding sequence ATGAACAACAGCGACGCCAGAGCCAGGAGCGGACTTCCCCAGGCAGGCCCCGGCCTCCCCGAGCCGGATGAGCGCACCCAGGCCGCGGATGTGGACGCCCTCTTCGCGCCGAACACCGCCCACCCCTCGCAGCGGCTCCAGGCGGAGCACTCGCGCCCACCCACCGGGGATGGCCACCCGTCGGGTGCCACCCACGAGGACACCCAGCACTCGGGGCCCGGCAGCGTGCCCGCGGCGGGCACCCGCATCCACCAATACGAGCTGATCCGCCAGCTCGGCAGCGGCGGCATGGGCACCGTCTTCCTCGCCCGCGACACCCGGCTGGGCCGCCGCGTGGCCATCAAGTTCCTCCACTCGGACAACCCCGAGGTCACCAAGCGCTTCATCCTCGAGGCCCGCACCACCGCGCGCTGCAGCCACGAGAACATCGTCATCATCTACGAGGTGGGCGAGTTCCGCGGCAGCCCCTTCATGGTGCTCGAGTACCTGCAGGGCCAGCCGCTCAACAAGGTCATCGCCGGCCAGCGCCTGCCCCCCGCGCGCGCCGTGGAGATCATGGTGCCGGTGGTCCGGGCGCTCGCCGAGGCGCACGCGCAGGGCATCGTCCACCGCGACCTCAAGCCGGACAACATCATCGTCACCGAGTCCGGCGCCATCAAGGTGCTGGACTTCGGCATCGCCAAGGTGCTCCAGGATCCGGAGCACCCGCCCGAGCACGAGCACGAGGTGCCCGCGCACGTGGCCGCGGCCGCCGCCGCCGAGCCCGTCACCGGCACCGGCCTGAACCTGGACGAGAACATCTCCAACCTCACCCGGCGCGGCGCCATCATGGGCACGGTGCCGTACATGTCCCCGGAGCAGTGGCGCGGCGGCCACAAGGTGGACCACCGGACGGACATCTGGGCGGTGGGCATCATGCTGTTCCGGATGATCGCCGGGAAGCACCCGTTGGATCCGCTGCGCGGCCCGCAGCTGTCCGTCACCGCGCACCTGGCCGAGCCGATGCCGCGCCTGCGCGACATGGTCCCCGACGTGGATCCGGCGCTGGCCGAGGTCGTCGACCGCTGCCTCATCAAGCCCAAGGAGCAGCGCATCCCGGACGCGGTGTCGTTGCTGCGCGCGCTGGAGCCCTTCCTGCCGGGCCGCTACACGCGCGAGCTGCGCATCGACGAGAGCCCCTACGCGGGCCTGTCCTCCTTCCAGGAGGCGGACGCGGACCGCTTCTTCGGGCGCACGCGGGAAATCACGGCGCTGGTGAACCGCATCCAGGACCAGCCGCTGATGGCGGTGGTGGGTCCGTCGGGCGCCGGCAAGTCCTCGTTCGTGCGTGCCGGCCTGGTGCCGGTGCTCAAGCGCTCCGGCGAGGCGTGGGAGGCGCTCGTCATCCGCCCTGGCCGGCACCCGCTGGCCGCGCTGGCCAGCATCGTCGCGCCGCTGCTGAGCTCCTCCACCACCATCGAGGAGGACATCCAGGCCCAGCAGCAGCTCGTCCAGCGGCTGTACGCGGAGCCCGGCTACGTGGGCTCGGTGCTGCGCAGCCGCGCCCGGCGCGAGCGGCGCAAGGTGCTCGTCTTCGTGGACCAGTTCGAGGAGCTCTACACGCTGGTGCCGGACGCGCGCGAGCGCCTGGCCTTCACCGCGTGCCTGAGCGGCATCGCCGACGATGCCACCTCGCCCATCCGCGTGGTGCTCTCCATCCGCTCGGACTTCCTGGACCGGGTGCCGGAGGACGAGCACTTCATGGCCGAGCTCAACCAGGGCCTGTTCTTCCTCACCGCGCCCAGCCGGGACGGCCTGAGGGATGCCCTGGTGCAGCCGGCGGAGATGGCCGGCTACCGCTTCGAGACGCCGGCCATGGTGGACAGCATGCTCCAGCACCTGGAGTCCACCCAGGGCGCGCTGCCGCTGCTCCAGTTCGCCGCCTCCAAGCTCTGGGAGGAGCGGGACGCCGGGCGCCGGCTCCTCACCGAGGAGCGCTACCAGGCCATGGGCGGCATCGCCGGAGCGCTCGCCAGCCACGCCGACCACATCCTGGCGGAGATCCCCTTCCAGGCCCGGGCGCTGGCCCGCTCCATCTTCCTGCGGCTCGTGACGCCCGAGCGCACGCGCGCCATCGTGTCGCTGGAGGAGCTGCGCGAGCTCTCCAAGGACGCCAACGAGATCCAGCTCCTCATCGACGTGCTGGTGCAGGCGCGCCTGCTGGTGGTGCAGACGGGGGGCGGCTCCTCGGGGGCGATGGTGGAGCTCGTCCACGAGTCGCTGGTGCACAGCTGGCCCACGCTGCGCCGCTGGCTGGACGAGGGCCAGGAGGACTCCGTCTTCATGGAGCAGCTGCGCAACGCGGCCCGGCAGTGGCACGCCAAGGGGCGGGACAGTGACCTGCTGTGGCGAGGCGAGGTGGTGGAGGAGGCGCAGCGCTTCCAGCGCCGCTACAGCGGTGAGCTGCCCGAGGTGCAGCGCGCCTTCCTGGACGCCGTCTTCGGACAGGCGGCCAAGGCCACGCGGCGCAAGCGCTTCCTGGCGGTGGGCTCCATCGTGTTCCTGGTGGCGCTGGTGGCCATCTCGGCGGTGGCGCTGGTGGTGATTCGCAACGCGCAGCGCGAGGCGGAGCGCCAGGCGGTGGCGGCCCTGAAGGCGGAGACGGAGGCGCGCAAGGCGGCGGAGGAGGCGCGCTCCGCGGAGGCCCAGGCCAAGGAGAACCTCGCGCAGGCCCAGGCCAAGGAGCTCCAGCGCCAGGAGGCCCAGGCCCGGGCGGAGAAGGCCAAGGAGGAGCTGGCTGCCGCTTACGCCCAGGTGCGCACCACCAACGACGAGCTGCTGTTGGCGCTCAAGCGCGCGAAGTACGCGCAGTGGCTCTCCAAGCGCGCCCAGAAGAGCGCCACCGAGAACGCGGAGGCCGCGCGCGTCGCCGAGGACAAGGCCATCCGCGCCGCCGAGGCCCTCAAGAAGAAGCTGCAGGAGGAGCGCGAGCGCATCCAGTTCCTCGAGGGGCAGCTCGGCTCTTTCGCTACGGACCTCAAGTAG
- a CDS encoding NHL repeat-containing protein, with product MRSGWFGLVAVAALLTSCGDGAGDSEPTLQFRVGGTVSGLDGSITLQLNSGERLTLSQSGPFLFETPIDDGNPYRVAITTAPAEQVCTLKAPSGRIAGTDVDSVQATCVRRTYTLGGRVAGVTGSLQLSLDSGETLSVDAPSAFTFQTQLPRGSPYTVTLGTPPRGFRCALTGGSGTVAGPVTDITVQCTPWFALTTFQPAKLVLGQNDFTLRLPNQGDSTGYTTQFRPAGHPTLVEGRLYVSDSGNHRIVGFDVMPTANGPSASFFLGQIDFFPHSESAGPRGLARPATIAVEAGRMVVADRGNNRVVVHLSTPKDTFVPANAIVGQPDFLNISPRCDRRSLRTPSGVSLVQGKLVVADTDNHRVLIWNTLPTSHNAAADLVLGQPGFTSCVANDAHQDGTSAEAPTASTLSRPEGVWTDGTRLLVADTGNHRVLLWNPFPTTNGQPADLVLGQPGFTTADAATSATGMNAPNNVNSTGQQIFVSERGNNRITLWNQFPTNNGAAAELVLGQPDLTSRSRSDPPIEDPDQDPIPSARSLYAPGGVLLAAPYLVVTDTENHRTLIFESQ from the coding sequence ATGCGCAGCGGATGGTTCGGGCTCGTGGCAGTGGCGGCACTCCTCACCTCGTGCGGCGATGGAGCTGGGGACTCCGAGCCGACGCTCCAGTTCCGCGTCGGAGGCACGGTGAGCGGCCTCGACGGCAGCATCACCCTCCAGCTCAACTCCGGTGAGCGCCTCACCCTGAGCCAGAGTGGACCGTTCCTCTTCGAGACTCCCATCGACGACGGGAACCCCTACCGGGTGGCCATCACCACCGCTCCCGCGGAGCAGGTCTGTACCCTGAAGGCCCCCTCGGGCCGCATCGCCGGCACGGACGTGGACTCGGTCCAGGCCACCTGCGTGCGGCGGACGTACACGCTTGGCGGACGGGTGGCGGGGGTGACGGGCTCCCTCCAGCTCTCCCTCGACAGCGGAGAGACGCTCTCCGTCGATGCGCCCTCCGCCTTCACCTTCCAGACGCAGCTGCCCCGAGGCAGCCCCTATACGGTCACCTTGGGGACTCCACCGCGCGGCTTTCGCTGCGCCCTCACGGGAGGCAGCGGCACGGTGGCGGGCCCCGTCACCGACATCACCGTCCAGTGCACGCCCTGGTTCGCGCTCACCACCTTCCAACCCGCGAAGCTCGTCCTCGGGCAGAACGACTTCACCCTCCGGCTGCCGAACCAGGGAGACTCGACGGGCTACACCACCCAGTTCCGTCCCGCGGGACACCCGACGCTCGTCGAGGGCCGGCTCTACGTCTCGGACTCGGGCAACCACCGCATCGTCGGGTTCGATGTCATGCCCACGGCGAACGGCCCAAGCGCCAGCTTCTTCCTCGGGCAGATCGACTTCTTCCCCCACAGCGAGAGCGCGGGGCCCCGGGGCCTCGCCAGGCCCGCGACCATCGCCGTCGAGGCAGGACGCATGGTGGTGGCGGACCGGGGCAACAACCGCGTCGTCGTCCACCTCTCGACTCCCAAGGACACCTTCGTCCCGGCGAACGCCATCGTCGGCCAGCCGGACTTCCTCAACATCTCTCCGCGCTGTGACAGGCGCTCGCTCCGGACGCCCTCGGGGGTGTCCCTCGTCCAGGGCAAGCTCGTGGTGGCGGACACCGACAACCACCGCGTCCTCATCTGGAACACGCTCCCCACCTCGCACAACGCGGCGGCGGACCTCGTGCTCGGCCAGCCGGGCTTCACCTCCTGCGTCGCCAACGACGCCCACCAGGACGGCACCTCCGCCGAAGCCCCCACCGCCTCCACGCTCTCCAGGCCCGAGGGCGTCTGGACGGATGGCACACGCCTCCTCGTGGCCGACACCGGCAACCACCGCGTGCTCCTCTGGAACCCGTTCCCCACCACGAATGGCCAGCCCGCGGACCTCGTCCTCGGCCAGCCGGGCTTCACCACCGCCGACGCGGCCACCTCCGCCACCGGCATGAACGCGCCCAACAACGTCAACTCCACCGGCCAGCAGATCTTCGTGAGCGAGCGCGGAAACAACCGCATTACCCTGTGGAACCAGTTTCCCACGAATAATGGAGCCGCCGCGGAGCTCGTCCTCGGGCAGCCGGACCTCACGTCGCGCTCCCGCAGTGATCCGCCCATCGAGGACCCCGACCAGGACCCCATCCCGAGCGCCCGGAGCCTCTACGCGCCCGGTGGTGTCCTGCTGGCCGCGCCCTACCTGGTGGTGACGGACACCGAGAACCACCGCACCCTCATCTTCGAGAGCCAGTGA
- a CDS encoding DUF4215 domain-containing protein: MIRLYSPSPNKVALASALVLLALSVPACSKSTTETCSSGLVCPPGWACSADGQACINNSCGDGVVQEGEACDDGNLQSGDRCNSTCTSDEQCGNSVTDPGEACDDGNTVNGDTCSADCKRSAECGNHSVDAREECDPPGDRVGFRCSQNCLIAFCGNGKIEEGEECDDGNHSNEGPCLANCLWNRCGDGHLNPLNEACDDGNTVTESSCPYGTKDCTMCNANCSRELTLRGPSCGDGEKDSGEVCDSGSANGSMTCPYGSKTCYVCNATCSALEMRKGAYCGDEHQDQAEDCDFGQACGTCTSQCTRAAPAPARGKITVKAPHLIAEGTSFIFSDGWAPPITFMFHADCTVEKRCYGNENRRYCCIMMPWSRESETLASAIRDAVNAAFNKKDWLAVSAQAQSGSVILTHYHPGVAGNQRINTTDPLALSVEDLSGGVGFSCEEGSRCDRKEDCKSHLTCGTNRRCVPK, translated from the coding sequence ATGATCCGCTTGTACAGCCCATCCCCCAATAAGGTTGCCCTCGCCTCCGCGCTGGTGCTCCTGGCGCTGTCGGTGCCAGCCTGCTCCAAGTCCACAACCGAGACCTGCTCCTCGGGCCTCGTCTGTCCCCCGGGCTGGGCCTGCTCCGCCGATGGCCAGGCGTGCATCAATAACTCCTGCGGCGATGGCGTCGTCCAGGAAGGAGAAGCCTGCGACGACGGCAACCTCCAGAGTGGAGACCGGTGCAACAGCACCTGCACCTCCGACGAGCAGTGCGGAAACAGTGTGACTGACCCCGGAGAAGCATGCGACGACGGCAATACCGTGAACGGGGACACGTGCAGTGCCGACTGCAAGCGCTCGGCGGAGTGCGGCAACCACAGCGTCGATGCGAGAGAGGAGTGCGACCCACCTGGAGACCGAGTGGGGTTTCGCTGCAGTCAGAACTGCCTCATCGCCTTTTGCGGGAATGGAAAGATTGAGGAGGGAGAGGAGTGCGACGATGGAAACCACAGCAATGAGGGCCCCTGCCTCGCCAACTGCCTATGGAACCGCTGCGGCGACGGCCACCTAAATCCACTGAACGAAGCCTGCGATGACGGGAATACCGTCACCGAGTCGAGCTGTCCCTATGGGACCAAGGACTGCACCATGTGCAACGCCAACTGCTCGCGAGAACTCACTCTCCGTGGGCCGTCGTGTGGTGATGGGGAGAAAGATTCCGGCGAGGTGTGCGACAGCGGTTCCGCGAATGGCTCAATGACTTGTCCCTATGGCTCGAAGACATGCTACGTCTGCAATGCCACCTGCAGTGCCCTGGAAATGCGCAAGGGTGCCTACTGTGGCGATGAACATCAGGATCAAGCCGAGGACTGCGATTTCGGCCAGGCCTGCGGCACCTGTACGAGTCAGTGCACACGGGCCGCTCCTGCTCCGGCCCGAGGCAAGATCACCGTCAAAGCTCCTCACCTCATCGCGGAGGGCACGTCCTTCATCTTCAGCGACGGCTGGGCTCCTCCCATAACCTTCATGTTCCATGCGGATTGCACGGTCGAGAAACGCTGTTATGGCAACGAGAACCGCCGTTATTGCTGCATCATGATGCCTTGGTCCAGGGAAAGTGAGACATTGGCATCGGCCATCCGGGACGCCGTCAATGCAGCTTTTAATAAGAAGGACTGGCTCGCTGTATCCGCACAAGCACAGTCAGGCAGCGTGATACTCACCCACTACCATCCTGGAGTCGCTGGCAATCAGCGCATCAACACGACCGATCCCCTGGCGTTGTCCGTGGAAGACCTCTCAGGGGGTGTGGGGTTCTCTTGTGAGGAGGGTTCAAGGTGCGATCGAAAGGAGGACTGTAAGTCCCATCTGACGTGCGGCACCAACAGACGGTGTGTGCCTAAGTAA
- a CDS encoding DUF4215 domain-containing protein — MMRPTPSLVRRGAVPTWVLVLLVLPLSACFEPKSVTCPSGLVCPESQSCSGDGTQCLQTPCGDGVVQSDESCDDGNIRDGDGCSADCKSNEACGNGKEDPGEVCDDGNTASGDGCSADCKSSERCGDGFVDRAAGEVCDDGNTRDSDGCSANCRSAEVCGNNIKDTTVGEVCDDGNTVDGDGCSSNCRSGEGCGNGILDPTEECDDGNTDNHDDCRDTCQVARCGDGFTDRQAPVTEPCDPADPTPQAPPVVCNLNCTPSVCGDGIVNKLAGEECDNGAVVNTATCNSNCKISRCGDAFTNPVANEQCDDGNTSDGDACLNTCKNNICGDGILNSAVEACDDGNTVSEDECPYGTEDCSPCNSTCTAVLTRTGSFCGDGVRDTSDGEACDDGNKTTETACPYPSTSCPSCSADCKVSLTLRGQYCGDSLRNGPETCDDGNTVNETACVYGNTPCTACNSTCSGNLSLTGPFCGDGIRNGPEACDDGNTATEVSCAYGATCTACRNDCGQVLNLMGTKVCGDGSEDGPEACDDGNTLACGTCSADCMQDQNPRFATGTIDIGTMTGASFQDGDRFGMSDGIHLPVIFEFDKDNSCNSTETRECIDITDGLSTSAVRDVIMVNIDPGTVLDIVATASGNNRIDLRHEAQGIIGNNLITEDVSSSMFKVSGLSNGTGRDCPQTTRCKDDVDCALGLTCKKAQASDAFKQCLP, encoded by the coding sequence ATGATGCGCCCTACCCCTTCCCTCGTCCGTCGTGGAGCCGTGCCCACGTGGGTGCTCGTGCTCCTGGTCCTGCCCCTGTCCGCGTGCTTCGAGCCCAAGAGCGTGACGTGCCCCTCCGGCCTCGTCTGCCCCGAGAGCCAGAGCTGCTCGGGAGATGGGACGCAGTGCCTGCAGACGCCCTGCGGCGACGGCGTGGTCCAGTCCGACGAGTCCTGTGACGACGGCAACATCCGCGACGGGGATGGCTGCAGCGCGGACTGCAAGTCCAACGAGGCCTGCGGCAACGGCAAGGAGGACCCCGGCGAAGTGTGCGACGACGGCAACACGGCCTCCGGCGACGGCTGCAGCGCGGACTGCAAGTCCTCGGAGCGGTGTGGAGACGGCTTCGTCGATCGCGCGGCGGGCGAGGTGTGCGACGACGGCAACACGCGAGACTCGGACGGCTGCAGCGCCAACTGCCGCTCCGCCGAGGTGTGTGGCAACAACATCAAGGACACCACGGTGGGCGAGGTGTGCGACGACGGCAACACCGTGGACGGGGACGGGTGCAGCTCCAACTGCCGCTCCGGCGAGGGCTGCGGCAACGGCATCCTGGACCCGACCGAGGAGTGCGACGACGGCAACACCGACAACCACGACGACTGCCGCGACACGTGCCAGGTGGCGCGCTGCGGCGACGGCTTCACGGACAGGCAGGCGCCCGTCACCGAGCCGTGCGATCCCGCGGACCCCACGCCCCAGGCTCCGCCCGTCGTCTGCAACCTCAACTGCACGCCCTCCGTGTGCGGCGACGGCATCGTGAACAAGCTGGCCGGCGAGGAGTGCGACAACGGCGCCGTCGTCAACACCGCCACCTGTAACTCCAACTGCAAGATCAGCCGCTGCGGTGACGCCTTCACCAACCCCGTGGCGAACGAGCAGTGCGACGACGGCAACACGAGCGACGGCGATGCCTGCCTCAACACCTGCAAGAACAACATCTGCGGCGATGGCATCCTGAACTCCGCCGTCGAGGCCTGTGACGACGGGAACACGGTGAGCGAGGACGAGTGCCCCTACGGCACCGAGGACTGCTCCCCGTGCAACAGCACCTGCACCGCGGTGCTGACCCGGACGGGCTCCTTCTGCGGCGACGGCGTCCGGGACACGAGCGACGGGGAGGCCTGCGATGACGGCAACAAGACCACAGAGACCGCGTGCCCATACCCGTCCACGAGCTGCCCCAGCTGCAGCGCGGACTGCAAGGTGTCGCTGACGCTCCGCGGGCAGTACTGCGGTGACAGCCTCAGGAACGGTCCCGAGACCTGTGACGACGGCAACACCGTCAACGAGACGGCCTGCGTGTATGGCAACACGCCCTGCACCGCGTGCAACAGCACCTGCTCGGGGAACCTGTCCCTCACGGGTCCCTTCTGTGGAGACGGCATCCGGAACGGTCCCGAGGCCTGCGACGACGGCAACACCGCCACCGAGGTGTCATGTGCCTACGGCGCCACCTGTACGGCCTGCCGGAACGACTGCGGCCAGGTGCTGAACCTCATGGGGACGAAGGTCTGCGGTGATGGATCCGAGGACGGCCCCGAGGCCTGCGACGATGGCAACACCCTCGCCTGCGGCACCTGCAGCGCCGACTGCATGCAGGATCAGAACCCGCGGTTCGCTACCGGAACCATCGACATCGGAACGATGACGGGCGCATCGTTCCAGGACGGGGACAGGTTCGGCATGAGCGACGGCATCCACCTGCCGGTCATCTTCGAGTTCGACAAGGACAACTCGTGCAACTCCACAGAGACGCGTGAGTGCATCGACATCACGGATGGTTTGAGCACGAGCGCCGTACGTGATGTGATCATGGTCAACATCGATCCCGGGACCGTCCTGGACATCGTCGCGACCGCCTCTGGCAACAATCGCATCGACCTCCGACACGAGGCCCAAGGCATCATCGGCAACAACCTCATCACCGAGGATGTCAGCTCTTCCATGTTCAAGGTCTCCGGCCTGTCCAACGGCACCGGCCGCGATTGCCCACAGACCACCCGGTGCAAGGACGACGTGGACTGCGCCCTCGGGCTCACCTGCAAGAAGGCTCAGGCCAGCGACGCCTTCAAGCAGTGCCTGCCCTGA
- a CDS encoding DUF1501 domain-containing protein: MSDETKKPFTLGRRKLLQGLGAAASAAALPTLWLPRNAAAQTSAVGTVEHLIYIRLGGGFRFTTAFNADVSEEFNPFGRSSKRAPGTEWGVSALLDRASWLEGEENAARVDLGMQPVSAFSNEICVLPCVDHEPFSARADGNHGTGLERFLTGYVGGTTSFLTYLNYGLREKVAAEAAQGRTILPAFSLGEAGMALGAGIYAGYRPPVLDGSGFERFAFDPDSSLPDWASKIAGNLDSRFRARLHTGVRSGVEAYQGTREATRAYGRIFRDPILRVNANSTDAVDGISNRDLVTMLGDDTTGRQVVLGLRLFHFGCPAVFLNQGFYDYHSDEDDSLPDELEKANQLLSGLRVALKRMQHPKGGDYWSRTLVVLGSEFGRTGNGGKFNSAGGSDHSSDLATRWMSMPMMGGIIDQAGKGGRRLGETRASDLRALGPVYTYRSVLKTMMDLLGADHGTVFPADNPIQDLFT; encoded by the coding sequence ATGTCCGACGAGACGAAGAAGCCATTCACGCTCGGCCGCCGCAAGCTGCTCCAGGGCCTGGGGGCAGCCGCCTCCGCCGCGGCCCTGCCCACCTTGTGGCTGCCTCGCAATGCCGCCGCGCAGACCTCCGCGGTTGGCACCGTGGAGCACCTCATCTACATCCGCCTCGGTGGCGGCTTCCGCTTCACCACCGCCTTCAACGCGGACGTGTCCGAGGAGTTCAACCCCTTCGGCCGCTCCTCCAAGCGCGCCCCCGGCACCGAGTGGGGCGTGAGCGCGCTGCTGGACCGCGCCAGCTGGCTGGAGGGCGAGGAGAACGCCGCCCGGGTGGATCTGGGGATGCAGCCGGTGTCCGCCTTCTCCAACGAGATCTGCGTGCTGCCGTGCGTGGACCATGAGCCGTTCTCCGCGCGCGCGGACGGCAACCACGGCACCGGGCTGGAGCGCTTCCTCACCGGCTACGTGGGCGGCACCACCAGCTTCCTCACGTACCTGAACTACGGCCTGCGCGAGAAGGTGGCGGCGGAGGCCGCGCAGGGACGGACGATTTTGCCGGCCTTCAGCCTGGGCGAGGCGGGCATGGCCCTGGGTGCCGGCATCTACGCCGGCTACCGGCCGCCCGTGCTGGACGGCAGCGGCTTCGAGCGCTTCGCGTTCGATCCGGACTCCAGCCTGCCGGACTGGGCCTCGAAGATCGCCGGCAACCTGGACAGCCGCTTCCGGGCGAGGCTCCACACGGGAGTGCGCTCCGGCGTGGAGGCCTACCAGGGAACGCGCGAGGCCACGCGCGCCTACGGCCGCATCTTCCGCGACCCCATCCTCCGGGTGAACGCGAACTCCACGGACGCGGTGGACGGCATCAGCAACCGGGACCTGGTGACGATGCTGGGCGACGACACCACGGGCCGCCAGGTGGTGCTCGGGCTGCGGCTGTTCCACTTCGGCTGCCCGGCCGTCTTCCTCAACCAGGGCTTCTACGACTACCACTCCGACGAGGACGACAGCCTTCCGGACGAGCTCGAGAAGGCCAACCAGTTGCTCAGCGGCCTGCGCGTGGCGCTCAAGCGCATGCAGCACCCCAAGGGTGGCGACTACTGGAGCCGGACGCTGGTGGTGCTGGGCAGCGAGTTCGGCCGCACGGGCAACGGGGGCAAGTTCAACTCCGCCGGCGGCAGCGACCACTCGAGCGATCTGGCCACGCGCTGGATGTCCATGCCGATGATGGGCGGCATCATCGACCAGGCGGGCAAGGGCGGGCGGCGGCTGGGCGAGACGCGCGCCTCGGACCTGCGGGCCCTGGGCCCTGTCTACACCTACCGCTCCGTGCTCAAGACGATGATGGACCTGCTCGGCGCGGACCACGGCACCGTCTTCCCGGCGGACAACCCCATCCAGGATCTGTTCACATGA